TTTCTGAGCTGATACACGCACTATAGCTGAATGCGCTATGAACAACTTTTACCTTCTTGTTGAGTTCGATGTTCTCCAGAACTTTGATGGCCTGGTAGTAATCCCCCAGCAAGGAGTGCAGCCTCAGCAAGCCCACTAAGCTGAAGTAGCCCAGCATCTTATACAGAGAGTGACGGCCATATTCTCCAGCCACGCTCTCTGGGTCTCCTATAACACACAGTTACTCAGGACTTAGAGGCCACTGAATTGTGTACAAATATCAAGACTGACTTCATTCACTGCGCTTCAGCTAGATCTTAAATGATCAAGCCCGGTCACTGAGACCTGTTAAATACTAAATTCACTTCAGTTCTATTTGCACAGCACTTTAAAACCAAATGtaaatttagatccctaatgaacaagccagactcaaaagggaacctgacctcttctgggtgacatcagcgcgtgggattataaatcattacagtacatAGGGGTAGAAGTAGAAGTGCAGTGTCAAAGTCAAAGACTGTAAAGTTTGCTGAAAGAATGTTCAGTTTGAGCAAACTGTGaatgagtcctgggatgagaacaggacagtctttatgattacagcatcatttctacagtatctaaattatattgtttatttctatAGCCTACATTATGCTTTATTAACAGTATGAAGATCGATCAGAAGGAATTTCTCTGTGGAATTTGTCCCCACAGCCCTCACCTCCGCTGGTGTAGACCTCCAGCTGGCGGTTGATGTTGCTCTTGTCCACCAGCGAGTGCAGCACGTTCAGCACGCTGTGCACGTTCCAGATCTTCGGGTTGTTCCTCAGGAAGTCGATCTCCTCCTCAGACTTCTTGGCTGTCTTGCAGCGGTACTGGCTGAACGATTGGAACTAGAGAAGGTacaatcatttgtttttattattattgggcATTTATCATACTGTGCAAACAACCATTAAGAGAGTTGCTTTAATTTGCTGAAGCTGGACTACTTATATGTCCAGGGAACTGGTTTAGATCTTGTGAAAACATCCACTTAATCTGCATTTAAACCAGCAAGAAACAAGTTTGCCCTCAGTTTGAGACCATGGCCTGTTCAGTTCTTGGAAGAGAACTCGCTTAAGAGTGTGAATGCAGGGTGAGTCGAATCATTTTTGACTTACTTGGTAGATGAACTCATCAATAATGTCCCAGAGCCACTGGTTGGGGAGCTCCAATGGTGCAGGACCATCAGCATCTAATCAATATGTAAAccagaattatttttttctttaaataatcaatgatCACACAAAATAGTGAAACACACAGGACTTACTGAGAATGTAGTTGAAGAGGTTGCAATAGTTGTAGTAGGATTCGAATCTCTGATCGAGTGTTGGGCCGCCCTAAAAGAACCAAACGACACAAATATTAATCAACAAAATACAATTCGCTGTctgggttaaaaataaaatgaagtccagaacacagcaaaaaaaaaaaaagaactccaAAGTACTTACGCTGACTTTGGCATAAATGTGTCGGTAGTAAAGCTCCTTATAGAGGATCAGGAAAACAGCGTCTGcatttaaaaagacaaatgCAGATGTTCATTAAATCCATAACCTGGCTCATCAGCCATCAAGTAGCAAAGCCACTGTTGCTTGCTTCTAGTGTACATTATTCAGTACATCAATACATCCCTATTAAAAAAGtaaggaaataataaataactcacCGTTTCCTACCAAGGAAGCAATAGCTTCTGCCTCTGGCCATGGAGACGTCTTAAAGAAACGATCTGTCAGCTTATTCCAGCTGTGAATCAAATAAAATGGCAGAGAAATTTACAGAGTCTGTTGAGATGATAGCATGATGGTGTAAGATACTAAGCGATATAAGGAATTCAGTAAAATGAGGAAAGCAACAGAATTATGaccttaaacctgaaattaaatgcaaatataatgGAAAGAAAGGAAACTGGGAAGGATTTGCAGAAGTTTCTGGGTCTACCTGTTCTCATAGACATCCTGGATCTCGTAGATCTTCTGCTCGATGCTCTCGCTGGACACGCGGTTGGCCTGCAGCTCGTACACCTTCTGGTCGATCAGGTCAGAGATGGTCTTGTGGAAATACTGCAGGAAGTTCTTGATCACCTCGGGGATGACGTGGTACGTCTGCTGGTGCTCGTACTGACGCTCATACGCCAGATCCGCTTTGGGATCACCTGCAAACACGAGAGGATTTCAAGTAGAGTTTAATGGCGCTATAGTCCAACTACTGGAAATCTTTTCCAAGAACTCAGTAATATTttcatcccttttttttttttggagtttgcCATCAGGATACAGAAACCTTTCAAGGTGGTGGAGAAGCTCCAAGTACAAGCATCATGCATATTCTGTTCACAATATCATTCATTATCAGAGGAACAGGTGAAGATTAGCCACTCACCAGTGTGGAGATCATAGTCACTGTAGCTGTATGGCtcatactgagagagagagagagagagagagagagagtaattatGCTTTATTATTCTTACATCTTACTGAACAAAACAAGACATCCGAGAAACGACTGATTACGAATTCAAACCTGCACAGTTATGACGCTTTATTGTTAATGAATACGTTGCTCAACATTTTCATTCTGCTTTTTATCCTTCAGTGGTACATTCTCTCCATATTGTTAACGTTATTTACTTCCCCACCCGTATTCCGCAAACTCCCGCTTCTTAAAATAGGATTGGTAGCGCTACCATACAAGCAGCTCTCTAATTGGACAGTAATAACTATACAACTGGCCAGACCAATCATATTACCGGTGCCTGGATATTATTAACCAATCCTAGCGAAGAGGCGGGGCTTGTCGGAATacaggaagggaaaaaaatatgactCCCTGGCTAAAAGGCTATCTTTCCTGAGAGCTAGTGCACTCTGCACGTTTATACTTCTCATGAAATAGAGCAGCGCGTGACcccaaaataatatataaatcataaaatcTTACGTCATCGTCCTCATTTGGGTAAGACATGATGAAGGCCTGAGTGTGTTTCGCCGGGTTAAATGCTAACGCAGAAATCCGAGTGCTACAGCGCGAGCACGCACGAGCCACCGGCAGTGGGAGAAAAAGGAAGCGCACTCAATGTCACTTCCGGTGAAGCACAGGCTGTGTAACACGCAAAGCATTGTGGGATAGTGAGTGGCGGATTGTATGAGGCTTATTCATAGACTCACAAACTTACAATATACggtatgtatgtgtataaggttactatataaataaataaataaaataatcaatgactggaTGGTGTGATGAGTCTCAACGACCcaataataaaattacacagTTTTATTAAACTACAATATGTcttacttttttatccatttatagttacttctgattgttcatgaaacaagttagttcctcttatcacttatgtaatagcagctataaacagtcattccctcaccagcttctctttttttctctcccttttgaaGATAATAAAGCAAAAATCTCAGCTTggcatgttactgagaaccagaaaacacaaactcctctgtcctgaagactttctgactgttacaaagtgctgacactagtgactccttccataaatgttaaacaaacgtctccttacagtaaACTTCCCCATATCACCGATTATAcgtttttctgtgttaaataacagcacattattaatctatttattagtAGACCTACTGCAGATTATGTGCCGCaaccaccatacaagtccctgcataagctgttactatagaaactatactataaaacattaatataacctGAGATTTGCGTAGCTCCCGGCaacaagctgctgctgtagaaaattaatcaccaccttcagaatcaagaattcagcagcgctgtggtataaatattcaTAGAACATTGTGGTGAAATTAtgtggaaactccttccatgtTGTAAAACTATTGATTTTAGCCTCCATAAAACTGAATACCAACTTACTCCAGCAGTATTTCTGTTTTAGTGTGGTCGTATGtttatcagatttttttgcTGAAAGATATATGGCCAtgtcttaacctcctggcagaggcagttaagctgaaatatcctggtactAAGTAAAATGCCATTAATGCTTCGAAGTTTGGGGGTGTGTGAGCATTTCCATAGCACCGTCTGTCATTCTGATATAGGATTtagatataaatacattatgtAATTGaactatttaaacatatttcatcTATTTTAGGAGGGTAGTGGTGGTGCAGGGTGTAGAGtcgccacctcacagctccagggtccacgGGTTTGACCCTGAGCTCttgttactgtctctgtggtGTAGCaattgttctctgtgtgtgtgtaggtttcttctgggttcactggtttcctcccaacttccaaaacatgctggtaggtggattggttgtGTAAtactgcccctaggtgtgaatcagtgtatgaatgtgtgtgtgcatgatgccctgcgaTGTattgcccagtgttcccgggaccGGCGACGGATttacaaccctgaccaggataaagtgatttctgaaggtgaataaatgaattatttattttctaaaaacattttaatgttttttatggTATGTTGCAGTAAAGTCTTGGAACAGGAAGCGAGCTGCACTTGAGAAACTGTATTACTGAAAGCCTACCAGCAGAGGGCGCCATGTACCCGTGTTTAAtttaacagtgttttttttttttgtaatcgcTTGAACAtataagcacacacatacacacacacacacacacacatacacatacatatatatatatatatatatatatatatatatagatagatagatagatagatgagcATATATACTGCCAGATGATAGAACATCTGGCTTTATAAATCTGTTAACATTTAACAACTTCGTTTAtcaatatgaatgttttttattatcttCTAATGCAAGATGTTCAGTCAGCTGAACATCATTCTCACTTTAGCACTAAGACTAATGTTGTTTAAGCGAGTCAGCTACTTTCTACCAATTCGAGGTCATTTTCCTTCATCAGGTTATGTGTCAGTGGACACTGAAGTCAGCACGAGGCAAATTAAATTCCTCTTTGAATTTACTGgggcaaatatatatatacaaatttgTAAATCACAGATGTAGGCCAGCCCAAGGAACCACAAAATACAGCCTGTTTCTTACTTCAATCCTACACAGCAGATGTCGTAACTTTCTCTTTAAATTGATTTTGTATCATCTAAATAGCTCTAGTATTATAATGAAGATGGTTGTTAgagtccatcatcatcatcatcagccgctgcatcatcagcatcatcatcatcatcatcatcagctgctgcatcatcagcaccatcatcatcagttGCTGTATGTATTGCTA
This sequence is a window from Pangasianodon hypophthalmus isolate fPanHyp1 chromosome 3, fPanHyp1.pri, whole genome shotgun sequence. Protein-coding genes within it:
- the eif3s6ip gene encoding eukaryotic translation initiation factor 3 subunit L; this encodes MSYPNEDDDYEPYSYSDYDLHTGDPKADLAYERQYEHQQTYHVIPEVIKNFLQYFHKTISDLIDQKVYELQANRVSSESIEQKIYEIQDVYENSWNKLTDRFFKTSPWPEAEAIASLVGNDAVFLILYKELYYRHIYAKVSGGPTLDQRFESYYNYCNLFNYILNADGPAPLELPNQWLWDIIDEFIYQFQSFSQYRCKTAKKSEEEIDFLRNNPKIWNVHSVLNVLHSLVDKSNINRQLEVYTSGGDPESVAGEYGRHSLYKMLGYFSLVGLLRLHSLLGDYYQAIKVLENIELNKKSMYSRVPECQITTYYYVGFAYLMMRRYQDAIRVFANILLYIQRTRNMFQRSTYKYEMINKQNEQMHGLLAIALTMYPMRIDESIHTQLREKYGDKMLRMQKGDLQVFEELFSFACPKFLSPVVPNYDNVHPNYHKEPFQQQLKVFAEEVQQQAQLSTIRSFLKLYTTMPVAKLAGFLDMSEQEFRIQLLVFKHKMKNLVWTSGISALDGEFQSASEVDFYIDKDMIHIADTKVARRYGDFFIRQIHKFEELNRTLKKMSTSGTSGSSNATSRS